A stretch of Leptospira andrefontaineae DNA encodes these proteins:
- the rpsO gene encoding 30S ribosomal protein S15, translated as MVTTEQKKQIISTFAKGQGDTGSTEVQIALLDAQIKDLNEHFKTHKKDFHSKTGLLKLISKRKRLQEYLKRTDLERYKKLIEALGLRK; from the coding sequence ATGGTAACTACGGAACAAAAGAAGCAAATTATATCCACATTTGCAAAAGGGCAAGGGGACACTGGTTCAACAGAAGTTCAAATCGCTCTTCTAGACGCTCAAATTAAAGATCTTAACGAACATTTTAAAACTCATAAGAAAGATTTTCATTCTAAAACAGGTCTTCTTAAACTTATCAGCAAGCGTAAAAGATTACAAGAATACCTAAAACGTACTGATCTAGAACGTTATAAAAAACTAATCGAAGCTCTCGGACTCCGCAAGTAA
- the pnp gene encoding polyribonucleotide nucleotidyltransferase, translated as MAKTINGQFGRDSITLETGDWAKQAHGSVVYKTGNLVLLATVCAADEPKEGQDFFPLTCEYSEKVYSVGRFPGGYFKREAKPYEHEVLNSRIIDRPIRPLFPEGYFCEVQLQVTVLSADNEISTAGHALNAASAALTISNIPFNGPIAGARVGRINGELVINPGNKELQNSDLDLVVAGTKTHIVMIEGEAKELSNAEMLEALKFAHAHIAKFVELQESWAKELAVVKKEVKLKVKDETLLGEVRKYAFDKISSANKTADKASRNKEISNANKEVVEHFKETVTESEKIKDIKNFLHELEYEIVREQVLKEGVRFDGRKLDEIRNISVEMSPLPGVHGSAVFTRGQTQSLGTVTLGTASDNQRYETLEGQKEKNFMLHYNFPAFSVGEVRRSSGPGRREIGHGNLAERALKLVLPKPDDFPYVIRVVSEILESNGSSSMASVCSGSLALMAAGVPIKSAVSGIAMGLFSDESGRFAVLSDIAGLEDHFGDMDCKIAGTRKGITAFQMDLKVTGVAFNVLEAVFAQAEKARFHILDVMEKSISKAADSVSRTAPKIIVKYIPKDRIGELIGPGGKNIRGIIEASGADINIDDDGKVTIAGANQEQAEKAAGMVEGFFAEVEVGKIYEGKVKRITDFGAFVEILPGKEGLCHISKLDSKRVNSVKDVVKEGEIIRVRVLNVDKTGKIDLSRRDALEV; from the coding sequence ATGGCTAAAACTATTAATGGCCAATTTGGCCGTGATTCAATCACTCTCGAAACGGGAGATTGGGCGAAGCAAGCCCACGGGTCCGTAGTATATAAAACCGGAAATCTAGTTTTATTAGCAACTGTTTGTGCCGCAGACGAACCTAAAGAAGGCCAAGACTTCTTCCCGCTTACTTGCGAATATTCTGAAAAAGTTTATTCAGTAGGTAGATTCCCAGGTGGATATTTCAAAAGAGAAGCAAAACCTTATGAGCATGAGGTTCTAAACTCCAGGATCATCGACAGACCGATCCGTCCACTTTTCCCGGAAGGATATTTCTGCGAAGTTCAATTGCAGGTAACTGTTCTTTCTGCGGATAACGAAATTTCTACAGCTGGTCACGCGTTGAATGCTGCTTCTGCTGCATTAACAATCTCTAATATTCCTTTCAATGGTCCGATTGCCGGAGCAAGAGTAGGAAGAATTAACGGGGAACTTGTAATCAATCCTGGCAACAAGGAACTCCAGAATTCTGATCTGGATCTGGTAGTTGCAGGAACTAAAACCCATATCGTAATGATTGAGGGAGAGGCAAAAGAATTATCCAACGCAGAAATGTTGGAAGCATTAAAGTTTGCTCACGCTCATATCGCTAAATTTGTAGAACTTCAAGAGAGCTGGGCGAAAGAACTCGCTGTAGTTAAAAAAGAAGTTAAACTCAAAGTAAAAGACGAAACTCTTTTAGGCGAAGTTCGCAAATATGCATTCGATAAGATCTCTTCTGCAAATAAAACTGCTGATAAGGCTTCTCGTAATAAAGAAATCTCTAATGCAAATAAAGAAGTGGTAGAACACTTCAAAGAAACCGTAACTGAATCCGAAAAGATCAAGGACATTAAAAACTTCTTACATGAACTCGAGTATGAGATCGTAAGAGAGCAGGTATTAAAAGAAGGAGTTCGTTTCGACGGAAGAAAGTTGGACGAGATCCGTAATATCAGCGTAGAGATGAGTCCTCTTCCTGGAGTTCACGGTTCTGCAGTATTTACTAGAGGACAAACCCAATCTTTGGGAACAGTGACTCTTGGAACTGCATCCGACAACCAACGTTATGAAACATTGGAAGGTCAGAAAGAAAAGAACTTCATGCTTCATTATAACTTCCCTGCATTCTCAGTAGGGGAAGTAAGAAGATCTTCCGGACCGGGTCGTAGAGAGATCGGTCACGGAAACTTGGCAGAAAGAGCTCTTAAATTAGTTCTTCCTAAACCTGATGATTTTCCTTATGTGATCAGAGTTGTATCCGAAATTTTAGAATCTAATGGATCTTCTTCCATGGCTTCCGTATGCTCCGGATCATTGGCTCTAATGGCAGCGGGAGTTCCGATCAAGTCCGCAGTTTCCGGAATTGCAATGGGATTATTCTCCGATGAGAGTGGAAGATTTGCAGTATTATCCGATATCGCAGGATTAGAAGATCATTTTGGTGATATGGACTGCAAGATAGCAGGAACCAGAAAAGGGATCACTGCATTCCAAATGGACTTAAAAGTAACAGGTGTTGCGTTTAACGTTCTAGAAGCGGTATTTGCCCAGGCTGAAAAAGCTCGTTTCCATATCTTGGATGTGATGGAAAAATCCATCTCCAAAGCTGCGGATTCAGTTTCTCGCACAGCGCCTAAAATTATCGTAAAATATATACCTAAAGATCGTATCGGGGAACTGATCGGTCCAGGTGGTAAAAACATCCGCGGGATCATTGAAGCTTCCGGAGCGGATATCAATATAGACGACGATGGAAAAGTGACTATCGCTGGAGCCAACCAAGAGCAGGCAGAAAAAGCTGCAGGCATGGTAGAAGGTTTCTTCGCGGAAGTTGAAGTAGGAAAAATTTACGAAGGCAAAGTGAAACGTATTACCGATTTCGGTGCCTTTGTGGAGATCCTGCCAGGTAAAGAAGGGCTTTGCCATATTTCCAAATTGGATTCCAAACGTGTGAATTCAGTGAAAGACGTAGTGAAAGAAGGTGAGATCATCCGTGTCCGCGTATTGAACGTGGATAAAACAGGAAAGATCGATCTTTCCAGAAGAGACGCTCTCGAAGTTTAA
- a CDS encoding M16 family metallopeptidase — translation MVFLEEKNHKITLGNGLVVLFQRAPYSVSVSMGVYVKVGSRSETLETAGYCHFLEHMLFKDTEKRTAKQQAEDWERVGAYSNAATSREYTYFHATLASRDLELGLELLSEMMFQPLFRDQDIRTEAEVVLEEMKGYEDSPEDAIHDFYYNNLFRENSLGRDIIGTETSIRGVTPSSLRNFYETYYHPENMILSLSGNYEPEFVFDLVSKYFSHSVKKGKEGTFETPKKEFGYFRKGNKETEQAYFILGGEGFPRNFHDATRLSLLTHVLGGGMSSRLFQKVREEKGLCYHITSYPSSYRDVGINSIVCSTSKERFAESLELILEEVKLFVDKGVTSQELKDAKTNHEGSLSIGYEHTESRMNNIAFQELYYGRYNSLENRIKEIHSVTEEEINETVRKIFALPELHLSVLAKLKPKEEQKIKSIFGSYSY, via the coding sequence TTGGTTTTTCTAGAAGAAAAAAATCATAAAATCACATTAGGGAACGGACTTGTAGTCTTGTTCCAAAGAGCTCCTTATTCAGTAAGCGTGTCTATGGGAGTGTATGTAAAAGTGGGATCCAGATCCGAAACTTTGGAAACCGCAGGTTACTGTCATTTTCTAGAGCATATGCTTTTCAAAGACACAGAAAAGCGTACTGCAAAACAACAAGCGGAAGACTGGGAAAGAGTAGGAGCTTATTCCAACGCAGCCACTTCCAGAGAATACACTTACTTTCATGCAACTCTAGCTTCCAGAGATCTAGAGCTCGGATTGGAATTACTTTCAGAGATGATGTTCCAGCCTTTGTTTAGGGACCAAGATATCCGTACGGAAGCGGAAGTAGTCTTGGAAGAGATGAAGGGTTACGAAGATTCTCCAGAAGATGCTATCCACGATTTTTATTATAATAATCTATTTCGCGAAAATTCATTAGGAAGAGATATCATCGGAACGGAAACCTCTATCCGTGGGGTGACTCCATCCAGCCTTCGAAATTTTTACGAGACCTATTATCATCCGGAGAATATGATACTTTCTCTTTCCGGAAATTACGAACCGGAGTTCGTATTCGATCTGGTCTCCAAATACTTCTCTCATTCAGTTAAAAAAGGAAAAGAAGGAACATTCGAAACTCCTAAAAAAGAATTCGGATATTTCCGCAAAGGGAATAAGGAAACGGAACAGGCCTATTTTATTTTAGGTGGAGAAGGTTTTCCTCGAAATTTCCACGATGCTACAAGGCTTTCACTTCTCACACATGTTTTAGGCGGGGGAATGTCTTCTCGGTTATTCCAGAAAGTGCGGGAAGAAAAAGGGCTTTGTTATCATATTACAAGTTATCCTTCTTCTTATCGTGATGTAGGGATCAATTCGATTGTATGTTCCACTTCTAAAGAAAGGTTTGCCGAAAGTCTGGAACTAATTTTAGAAGAAGTTAAACTTTTTGTAGATAAGGGAGTAACTTCCCAAGAATTGAAAGACGCTAAGACAAACCATGAAGGAAGTCTTTCCATAGGTTACGAGCATACTGAAAGTAGAATGAATAATATCGCTTTCCAAGAATTATATTATGGAAGATACAATTCTTTAGAAAACAGGATCAAAGAGATCCATTCAGTAACTGAAGAAGAGATCAACGAGACAGTCCGAAAAATATTCGCACTTCCAGAGTTACATCTTTCCGTTTTGGCAAAATTAAAACCGAAAGAAGAACAAAAAATAAAATCTATTTTCGGATCCTATTCGTACTAA
- the dut gene encoding dUTP diphosphatase, with protein sequence MKIPVKKLKEKAILPEIKTSGSAGYDIAACLDSTLTLPVGEVVLVPTGLSFAIPEGFHFEIRPRSGFSTKFKILIPNTPGTIDSDYRGELMVPLLNLGKEPYLLEDKTRIAQLLIRRTWHTDWELVTELPESERGAGGFGSTGF encoded by the coding sequence ATGAAAATCCCAGTTAAAAAGTTAAAAGAAAAAGCTATTCTTCCGGAGATCAAAACTTCCGGTTCTGCAGGTTATGATATTGCTGCTTGTTTGGATTCCACTCTCACATTGCCTGTTGGAGAAGTGGTTTTAGTTCCTACAGGACTTTCATTTGCAATTCCGGAAGGATTTCATTTCGAGATCAGACCTCGTTCCGGATTTTCTACTAAGTTTAAGATCTTAATTCCAAATACTCCAGGCACAATCGACTCCGATTATAGAGGGGAATTGATGGTTCCTCTGCTCAATCTGGGAAAAGAGCCATATCTTCTTGAAGACAAAACTAGGATCGCACAATTATTGATCCGCCGTACCTGGCATACCGACTGGGAACTTGTGACTGAACTTCCTGAATCCGAAAGGGGCGCAGGGGGCTTTGGTAGCACCGGTTTCTGA
- a CDS encoding type II toxin-antitoxin system VapC family toxin: protein MVKLWVLDCSLAAASFLPDEKSPKADQFLQSIGKTVRAVVPSLWWYEFNNVLLVSKRRKRINDSQGKQIVSIFESLAIEFDINLSFEVFRHIQELALNYELSSYDASYLELCIRKGAGIATLDEKVSAIAKKLKIEVFK from the coding sequence ATGGTAAAACTCTGGGTCTTAGATTGTTCCTTAGCAGCTGCAAGTTTTCTACCGGACGAAAAGTCTCCCAAAGCCGATCAATTCTTACAATCGATCGGCAAGACTGTTCGTGCAGTGGTTCCCAGTCTTTGGTGGTATGAGTTCAATAACGTATTATTAGTTTCCAAAAGAAGAAAAAGAATCAACGATTCTCAAGGTAAACAGATTGTTTCTATTTTTGAGTCGCTTGCGATTGAATTCGATATCAATCTATCATTCGAAGTATTTCGACATATCCAAGAATTAGCATTAAACTACGAACTTTCTTCTTATGATGCTTCTTATCTGGAGCTTTGTATCCGAAAAGGAGCAGGTATAGCGACTCTAGACGAAAAGGTTTCTGCAATAGCTAAAAAACTAAAGATAGAAGTTTTTAAATGA
- a CDS encoding type II toxin-antitoxin system Phd/YefM family antitoxin, whose translation MNVNMESVSAFQAKTHLSELLKKVQAGEVFVITHRGKPVAKLIPFSEEIEFDPKEGLNILKKIRTSISSKVNIKEFINEGRKW comes from the coding sequence ATGAACGTAAACATGGAATCGGTTTCCGCCTTCCAGGCGAAGACCCATTTATCGGAATTACTCAAAAAAGTCCAAGCAGGAGAGGTTTTTGTGATCACTCATAGAGGCAAACCAGTCGCAAAATTAATCCCCTTTTCGGAAGAGATCGAATTCGATCCCAAAGAAGGACTTAACATTTTAAAAAAGATCAGAACCAGCATTTCTTCGAAGGTAAATATTAAGGAATTTATCAACGAAGGCCGCAAATGGTAA
- a CDS encoding DNA translocase FtsK, translating into MDRRDQIVGQNIAIWEKGRAALPYLLLFTGIFLTLSLGSFTIAENGVEANLFGRLGHYLSWGFLYLFGNASFVPGIMLILTGGILLAKPAQDVTNKLLTIPLFLLAVAVSLNVFGNVSTVPFASNGGVLGQALAVALEYLLGSTGRLLIHFVVYFYGILVYLNESPVHFLGRLLAQSGRDWKEQWLSGYMNGRTKKEEEIPNYEPAFPKTKSSDWSKGLTGMMNSIPSWKETNTEVSEENVPPWFRREVSVPSSERQNPVKTPTNLESYIQKAKGNSKVSDLKESNVQYRNSGLLQGFFEDDRKIFQFQTASSRLVEKVYGIQERKEEVPAVSSKKAWEILDLRSETSTFTSFAKEEVLDTTPEVEELKEEIQPILSNKEIIEEVSSEEENLQEEGDELEEWTEEEDSLEELEDSEEEYEEEAEDSDELEEMEEVEEPKAVITPEVAIPSTLPSPVVNPTPVVEKKPKQSELPFAPVSMVPVFRSKRSVYHIPLNRLKSNPTKVQDALFKVESEKVAFEIENALKVYGYEAKVVGWERGPIITRYELTPPPGVKLGRITSLTDELRMYLAVKNIRIVAPIPGKSTIGIEVPNKHREDVFLGDILRSSLAPKPKKDLNIVIGKDISGKLVSIDLNKLPHLLVAGTTGSGKSVCLNAMIASLVLNLSPEEVRFIMIDPKMVELTLFEDIPHLLMPVIKDARKATKSLSWVIQEMEARYEAVSQLKCRDFRSYNEKVEEHYHKEGYNKMPYLVVFIDELADLMMVSGKDLEDAITRISQKSRAVGIHLVMATQRPSVDVITGLIKANCPARIAFHVAQKTDSKIILDMNGAESLLGKGDMLYKSPTSADLARIQAPFISEEEIEKIVDEAKKYGAPTYVEFDLEEETESESAEEMDEELFDKAWEIVRTDRKASASYLQRRLKIGYNRAARIMELMEERGYVSPILGSKGREILRSA; encoded by the coding sequence ATGGATAGAAGGGACCAAATAGTCGGACAAAATATAGCGATTTGGGAAAAGGGGCGTGCGGCATTGCCGTATCTTCTTCTTTTCACCGGGATTTTTCTGACCCTTTCTCTGGGTTCCTTTACAATTGCGGAAAATGGAGTGGAGGCGAACCTTTTTGGTAGGTTAGGCCATTATCTTTCCTGGGGATTTTTGTACTTATTTGGGAACGCTTCTTTTGTTCCCGGCATCATGCTCATTCTTACCGGCGGGATACTTCTTGCGAAACCCGCTCAGGATGTTACTAACAAACTTCTTACCATTCCATTATTCCTACTTGCGGTCGCAGTGAGTCTGAATGTTTTCGGAAATGTTTCTACAGTTCCATTTGCATCTAACGGTGGAGTCCTCGGCCAAGCGTTAGCTGTGGCTTTGGAATATCTTCTTGGTTCTACCGGAAGACTTCTCATCCATTTTGTGGTCTATTTTTACGGCATACTTGTTTATTTGAATGAATCTCCGGTCCATTTTTTAGGAAGGCTTCTTGCACAAAGCGGTCGGGACTGGAAGGAGCAATGGCTTTCCGGATATATGAATGGAAGAACCAAAAAAGAAGAAGAGATCCCAAATTACGAACCTGCATTTCCTAAAACCAAATCATCTGACTGGTCCAAGGGTCTTACAGGTATGATGAATTCAATTCCTTCTTGGAAAGAAACAAACACTGAAGTTTCGGAAGAGAATGTGCCTCCTTGGTTTCGCAGAGAAGTTTCGGTGCCTTCTTCAGAAAGACAAAATCCAGTGAAAACTCCTACGAATTTAGAATCTTATATCCAAAAAGCAAAAGGAAACTCCAAGGTTTCTGACCTAAAAGAATCTAACGTACAATATAGAAACTCCGGTCTTCTTCAGGGATTTTTTGAAGACGATAGGAAGATTTTCCAATTCCAGACTGCTTCTTCTCGTCTTGTGGAGAAGGTATACGGAATTCAGGAAAGAAAAGAAGAAGTCCCTGCTGTTTCTTCCAAAAAAGCATGGGAGATCTTGGATCTTAGAAGCGAAACTTCTACGTTTACTTCTTTTGCAAAAGAAGAAGTTTTGGATACAACTCCTGAAGTGGAAGAGTTAAAAGAAGAGATCCAACCGATTCTTTCTAATAAAGAAATTATAGAAGAAGTTTCTTCGGAAGAGGAAAACTTACAAGAAGAAGGCGATGAGCTGGAAGAATGGACCGAAGAGGAAGATTCTTTAGAAGAGCTGGAAGATTCGGAAGAAGAATACGAGGAAGAAGCGGAAGATTCAGATGAGTTGGAAGAAATGGAAGAAGTCGAGGAACCTAAGGCGGTTATTACGCCTGAGGTGGCGATTCCAAGTACGTTACCTTCTCCTGTTGTAAATCCTACTCCGGTTGTTGAGAAAAAACCGAAACAATCCGAACTTCCTTTTGCGCCGGTTTCCATGGTGCCGGTATTCCGTTCAAAACGTTCCGTGTATCATATTCCTCTGAATCGTTTGAAAAGTAATCCTACGAAAGTTCAAGATGCACTTTTTAAAGTAGAATCTGAAAAGGTTGCGTTCGAGATCGAGAACGCTCTGAAAGTTTACGGTTACGAAGCTAAGGTAGTAGGCTGGGAAAGAGGTCCTATCATCACTCGTTATGAACTCACTCCTCCTCCTGGAGTGAAACTGGGAAGGATCACTTCTTTGACCGACGAGCTTAGGATGTATCTTGCAGTTAAGAATATTCGTATTGTCGCTCCTATTCCGGGTAAATCCACGATCGGCATCGAGGTGCCTAATAAACATAGAGAGGATGTTTTCTTAGGAGATATATTACGTTCTTCTTTAGCGCCTAAACCTAAGAAAGATCTGAATATTGTGATCGGTAAGGATATTTCCGGTAAGCTTGTATCTATCGATCTGAATAAACTTCCTCACTTGCTTGTGGCAGGAACTACAGGTTCCGGTAAATCTGTTTGTTTGAATGCGATGATCGCTTCTCTTGTTCTGAATCTTTCTCCGGAAGAAGTTCGTTTTATCATGATAGACCCTAAGATGGTGGAACTTACTCTGTTCGAAGATATTCCTCATCTTCTTATGCCTGTGATCAAGGATGCTCGTAAGGCAACCAAATCCCTTTCTTGGGTGATCCAAGAGATGGAAGCACGTTATGAAGCCGTATCCCAATTGAAATGTAGGGACTTCCGTTCTTATAATGAGAAGGTTGAAGAACATTATCACAAAGAAGGTTATAATAAAATGCCTTATCTTGTGGTGTTCATCGACGAGCTTGCCGACCTTATGATGGTTTCTGGAAAAGATTTGGAAGATGCGATCACTCGTATCAGCCAGAAGTCCAGAGCGGTTGGGATCCACTTGGTGATGGCGACCCAAAGACCTTCTGTGGATGTGATCACTGGTCTTATCAAAGCGAACTGTCCTGCAAGGATTGCATTCCATGTGGCACAAAAAACTGACTCCAAGATCATCCTGGATATGAATGGCGCTGAATCTCTTCTCGGAAAAGGAGATATGTTGTACAAGTCTCCTACTTCTGCGGACCTGGCAAGGATCCAGGCTCCATTTATCTCTGAGGAAGAAATTGAGAAGATCGTGGATGAGGCCAAAAAATACGGAGCTCCTACCTACGTAGAATTCGATCTGGAAGAAGAAACCGAATCCGAATCTGCGGAAGAGATGGATGAGGAGCTATTCGATAAGGCCTGGGAAATCGTAAGAACGGATCGAAAGGCAAGTGCGAGCTACTTGCAAAGACGTTTGAAAATCGGCTATAACAGGGCGGCTCGGATCATGGAATTAATGGAAGAAAGGGGATACGTTTCTCCTATCCTGGGATCTAAGGGACGGGAAATTTTAAGGTCCGCATAA
- a CDS encoding LolA family protein, with protein MKDTRSNRSIFIALCLAVLFGSFSLGAQSSAKHHWNSPSEVVKKVRKTFSDLKAYKADFVIQTEANKKVVTKKGVCYYKKGGKIKYEFSDPSGDEIVSDGKTLWIFIKRLNAAGKQDLTLNKSNKSGPIFSPLTEEGLSRIFRKYHYKFESIEQPQISPKDNRQYFVLALEQREKIGGYETMTLYVDAQTSFIKKAVASDGRGKTTTVEFFGLDPNADIEDGVFNFRPDGNSKIVNNPLVSEE; from the coding sequence ATGAAAGATACCAGAAGCAATCGTTCTATATTTATCGCCTTATGTCTGGCCGTTCTATTCGGCAGCTTCTCCCTAGGCGCTCAGTCATCCGCAAAACACCATTGGAATTCACCTTCTGAGGTGGTTAAAAAAGTCAGAAAAACTTTTTCGGACCTAAAAGCTTATAAGGCTGATTTTGTGATCCAAACGGAAGCCAACAAAAAAGTGGTCACTAAAAAAGGTGTCTGCTATTATAAGAAGGGTGGAAAGATCAAATATGAATTTTCAGATCCTTCCGGAGACGAGATCGTTTCCGACGGCAAAACTCTTTGGATCTTCATCAAAAGATTGAATGCCGCAGGAAAGCAGGATCTTACATTAAATAAATCTAATAAATCCGGTCCTATTTTTTCTCCACTGACGGAGGAAGGTCTTTCAAGGATTTTCAGAAAGTATCATTATAAATTCGAATCCATAGAACAACCTCAGATCTCTCCTAAGGACAATCGTCAATATTTCGTATTGGCTTTGGAACAAAGAGAGAAGATCGGCGGTTACGAAACTATGACCCTCTATGTCGATGCACAAACCTCCTTCATCAAAAAGGCAGTTGCAAGTGATGGAAGAGGTAAAACTACAACTGTGGAATTTTTCGGATTAGATCCAAATGCGGATATCGAGGATGGAGTATTTAATTTCCGTCCGGACGGTAATTCTAAAATCGTAAATAACCCCTTGGTGTCGGAAGAATAA
- a CDS encoding helix-turn-helix domain-containing protein — protein sequence MNQKRVGQILREAREEKKLTVKDVSKDTNISVKYILALETEDYAQFPGETFTIGFLKNYGSYLKLDTGMLINLYRGEKIEESQAPLEELTKPTSNFYYDLNFDKNKLITAISVLMVAIAAVLLYTFIDGTSSDGDVSEESGRRLEIPENIDFINRSVPETRPESFILTANQGVSFSASNQQCKLFISTVEQGSDTNTAVLAFNVYPELTVYKFRLSEGQEKVLSYSIPEISSLRRSIRIAAQSVTGSSAKVLVSLSEEEKQGTTVQPNPQGEDSTKTLGDVPIQVTLFFSKPSYAEFIIDGQMGFRGLVQGGENKALEAKDRLEIKVGDGSAVEMIQNGKPKVVLGRPGKLVKKVYIKTPNPYDSTQFIIKELGE from the coding sequence TTGAATCAGAAACGAGTAGGGCAAATCCTTAGAGAGGCTAGGGAAGAAAAAAAGCTCACTGTAAAGGACGTATCTAAGGATACGAATATTTCCGTTAAATACATTCTCGCATTGGAGACTGAGGACTATGCTCAGTTTCCTGGAGAAACATTTACCATAGGATTTTTAAAAAACTACGGTAGTTACTTAAAGTTAGACACGGGAATGCTGATCAATTTATACAGAGGTGAGAAGATAGAAGAGTCCCAGGCTCCTTTGGAAGAACTCACCAAGCCTACTTCTAATTTTTATTATGATCTAAACTTCGATAAGAACAAACTGATTACTGCTATCTCCGTTCTGATGGTAGCGATCGCTGCTGTTCTGCTCTATACCTTCATTGACGGAACTTCTTCTGATGGTGATGTTTCGGAAGAAAGTGGAAGAAGGTTGGAGATCCCTGAAAATATAGACTTCATTAATCGTTCCGTCCCGGAAACAAGACCTGAAAGTTTCATCTTAACTGCAAACCAAGGTGTTAGTTTTAGCGCTTCCAACCAACAATGTAAACTTTTCATTTCTACAGTTGAGCAAGGATCCGATACGAATACTGCTGTTCTTGCATTCAATGTGTATCCTGAACTGACTGTTTACAAATTCAGATTATCCGAAGGACAAGAAAAGGTCCTTAGCTATTCTATTCCTGAAATTTCCTCCTTACGCAGAAGTATCAGGATTGCGGCTCAAAGTGTTACCGGAAGTTCCGCAAAAGTTTTAGTTTCTTTAAGTGAAGAGGAAAAACAAGGCACTACTGTACAGCCTAATCCTCAAGGAGAGGATTCCACCAAAACTTTGGGTGATGTTCCGATCCAAGTAACATTATTTTTCTCTAAACCAAGCTATGCCGAGTTTATCATAGATGGTCAAATGGGATTTAGAGGTCTTGTACAAGGTGGAGAGAATAAAGCTCTGGAAGCGAAAGATCGTTTAGAGATCAAAGTAGGTGACGGTTCCGCGGTGGAGATGATCCAAAACGGAAAACCTAAAGTGGTCTTAGGACGCCCCGGAAAATTAGTGAAGAAAGTTTATATAAAAACACCAAACCCTTACGATAGCACACAGTTTATCATTAAGGAGTTGGGCGAGTAA